The window TGTTGTTGGAAGTCCTGCGCTTCTTGAACAACCTGTATCAAAGAAAGATATAAGATATGAAATAAGGATAGAGGAATATCCGAAGGGTCACATAAAAAAATAACCTTATAAAAAGACTGTTGATAAAGATATAGAAGGAAACAGAGGATATATCTATATCAAATAGAAGATTCAAAGGTTAAAATGTTTTAAGTATTTTAGGTGTAGAAGGTTAAAGGGCCATTGACATCTTATTTGTAATGACATTTGACATTTGATATTTGACATTTCTATGCTGCCTTATTTGTTAGGAAATTGAGTCTAATTAACTTATGCCTGAATCTACAATCCCTATAACATCAATAGATGAACTTCGCGGTATTCTCGGAACTTATGACGAGAACATAAGAATTGTTGAAAAAAATACTGGTTCAAAAATTCTTATAAAAGATTATAATCTTATAATTCAAGGGGATGAAAAATCTGTTGAGTCTGCAAGGAAAATAATTGTAGATTTAAAAAATAAATTTAAGTTAAATGGTTTTATAAAAAAAGACGATGTTGTAGAAAATACAAGACACAGAAGTGTTATAGACCTGCAGAAAAAAGATGAACGATGGGCAGTACATGTTGCATCAAAAAAACAGGTGATATATCCCAAAAGCGAGGGACAAAGACAGTATGTGGCCACAATGAGGGATTATGATATTGTGTTCTGTATAGGGCCTGCGGGAACAGGCAAAACATATCTTGCTATGGCAATGGCAATTGAATATCTCTCAATGGAAAAAGTAAGTAGAATAATACTTGTGCGTCCTGCAATAGAGGCAACGGGGGAAAGCCTGGGATTTTTACCCGGTGATATATCTGAAAAAGTAGGTCCATATCTAAGACCGCTTTACGATGCTCTTTATGATATGGTTGACCCTGAAAAGATACAAAGATACATAGAAAGTGGTGCGATAGAAATGGCGCCTCTTGCATATATGAGGGGAAGAACACTAAATGATGCATTTGTTATACTTGATGAGGCACAGAATGCCACCCCTGAACAAATAAAGATGTGCCTGACAAGGATGGGTTTTGAGTGCAAGATAATTATTACAGGAGACATAACTCAAAGCGACCTTCCGGGGGGTAAGGCAACAGGGTTGCTGAAATCAGAACCTATATTAAAAAATATTGGAGGAATAAAATTTATCCGTCTTACAATTGATGATGTTGTAAGACATGAACTTGTACAGAAAATAATATCCGCATACCAGACAGATCAGAAATGAAGGATTTTTGGCAAACAAAATCAAATATTAAAAAACGGGGAGCCCAATTCACAATTGTCGAATTTTTTACAAAAACACTTATAGGTGCTCTACACGGGAGAATAAAATATGCAGACACGGACGGTAAAAGGACAAAGGATATATATACAGAAAAGGGTGAAACAAAAAATATCGGCACAACTGATAAAAAAGACAGCACAACAGACCCTTGATTTATTTAATAAAAAAAATTGTTCTTTAACAATAGTGATATGTTCTAAAAATACAATACAGAAATACAATAAAATATACAGACAGGAAAATAATCCGACTGATGTGCTTGCTTTTGAATTTGAAAAACATAAAAAAGAAAATTACCTAGGAGATATACTTGTATGTTCCGAAATTGCATCAGAAACTTCAAAAAGACTAAAAATTTCGTTTGAGAAAGAAATATCCAGATATATAATACACGGCATACTTCATCTTATTGGTTTTAGCGATAAAGATAAAAAATCAAGAAAAAAGATGAGGTATTATGAATATAAAATATTAAAACTTACTCAGGATTTATGAAACCTACCAGAACAATAGTGGATAGTTTTAATGCGGCAATAGAGAAGATAGTTTATGTTCTAAAAACCCAAGAAGAATATGAGATTGCATTTTATTGTTGCGGTGGTCATTATAATAATTGCCTTGCTTATACTTGAAAATAAAAGTGATATTATGATTTTAGGTCTTACGGTTTCTTTGGTTATAATTTGCAGAGATTTTTAACATTGCGATTGAACTTATAATAAACACAGTAACAGACAAATTTCGTCCTGTAATCAAAATGATAAAAGATGTTGTTGCAGGCGGTGTTTTGATATCGGCATTAAATGCGCTATTGATTGGTTATATAATCTTTGTCAGATAACCGTTTGTTGAGAAGTTGACAGATAGTATGAACAGGTTAAGACATTCGGACTGGCGTGATGCGCTTATTACGCTTATTTTATTAGCAGCAACAATATATATAAAGACGATATTTCAGAAAAAAACTCCTCTTAGGGGGGGTGCCAAGCGGACATTCTGCACTGACTTTTGCCATATGGACAGCAGCTTCATTCGTTTCAAATAACAGGTTTATAATTGTTTCAACATTTATTCTTGCATTTCTTATCGCACAAAACAGAATATCAAAAGGATGTATGCTGTATGGGAAGTTATTATCAGTGCTTCAACCGGAGCCACGATAACAACATTGGTATTCCAAATATTCTAGAAATAGTATGGATAGAATTAAAAAAGCAACAGGAATTGTTATAAAATATTATCCTTTTAAAGAAACAAGCAGGATTGCAACAATATTAACAAAAGAATCCGGTAAAATAAGAGCAGTTGCAAAGGGGTATCACAGAAAAAAGTCAAATTTTGGAAGCACCCTTGAACCATTAACCTGCATAAACTTTGTTTTTTATGAAAACCCAAAAAAAGATTATTTTCTCATTTCACAGGCTGATATTATAAAAAGATATGAGAATATAAGAAACAATTATGAAAAACTAATCTGTGGAAGTATTATACTGGATATGACAGATAAGGCTCTACATCTTGGACAGGGCGGATTTTATGATATTACAAACAATACGATTTTATCTCTTGAGAAATATAATAATTTGTTTGGAATATGTGTCGGCTATCAGATAAAACTTTTGTCCTTGTGCGGATTTGCGCCAAAACTTAAAAATTGTATAAGATGCGGTAAAACCACCGAAGTAAAGGCAGGATTTAGTCCTGCTGGCGGAGGAACAGTATGTGAAAATTGCCTCTCTTATTTTAAGGATATTATCTATGTGCCAGTTGGCGCATTTGCACTTCTTAATAGCCTTTTGAGAATGGATTATCAGCAGATACAAAGGATAAAGGTTCACTGGACATTGCAAAGATTTGCATTGAATATAATTGAAAGGTTCTGGCTTTTCCATTTTGAAAATCTTCCTAAAATGTGGAATGAAACCGTCAAAATAATTTCATAAGAAAAGATTTTTTAAGGTTAATAAAAAAGGATCAAAAAGTGGAACAGAACGACATTATGGAGAAAATAGTCTCCCTTTGTAAGAGAAGGGGTTTTATATTTCCCGGGAGCCAGATATACGGAGGACTAAGCGGCACATGGGATTTTGGGCCTCTTGGGGTTGAGTTGAAAAAAAACATAAAAAAATCATGGTGGAGAGCACTTGTATATCAGAGGGATGATATCGTAGGGCTTGATACAAGTATAATTATGAATCCATCTGTATGGGAGGCATCTGGACATATACAGGGATTTTCAGACCTGCTTGTTGATTGCAAAGAATGTAAAAAGAGATTTAGAGAGGATATAGTAAAACAAACCTGTCCGGAATGTAAAGGGGCACTTACCCAATCTAAACAATTCAACCTTATGTTTAAAACATTTGTAGGTTCTGTTGAAGATTCTACATCAACCGTATACCTTAGACCGGAAACAGCACAGGGTATCTTTGTGAATTTTAAAAATATTTTAACCACATCCAGAAAAAAACTCCCTTTTGGCATTGCACAGTATGGAAAAGCGTTTAGAAATGAAATAACCATAGGCAATTTTATATTTCGTTCAAGGGAGTTTGAACAGATGGAATTAGAGTTTTTTGTACAACCCGGTGAAGCTCAGAGGTGGCATCAATACTGGATACAGGAAAGGCTTTTATGGTATCAAAGGTTGGGCATAAAAAAAGAGCATTTAATGGTAAGGCAACATGAAAAAAAAGAACTTGCACACTACGCAAAAGATTGTTATGACATAGAATATTTTTTTCCGATGGGGCCAAGTGAATTAGAGGGAATTGCGAACAGAACAGATTTTGACCTTCGCCAACATTCAAAGATAAGCGGAAATGATTTGAGTCTTCTTGATGAAAAGACAAACACCAAATTTTTCCCATATGTTATAGAACCCTCAGGCGGTGTAGACAGAGCATTGCTTGCTTTTCTTATAGATGCCTATTCGGAAGAAATTGTAAGAGGAGAAAAACGTGTAGTTTTAAGGCTTCATCCCAGTCTTGCTCCGGTCAAGGTGGCAATACTTCCACTGTTAAGAAATCGCCCTGATATTGTTGAACTTGCAAAAAATATTAAAAATATTTTCCCAGGCAATTACTATGTGGTCTATGATGATACGGGTTCTATCGGAAGATTATATAGAAGGCAGGATGAGATAGGAACACCGTATTGTGTAACAGTAGATGTTCAATCATTAGAAGATAAAAAAATTACAGTAAGAGATAGAGATACAATGCAACAGGAAAGAATACATATTGAAAACTTAAAAGAGTATTTAGATAAAAAGCTTGAATGAATGTTAGATAAAGAAATAGTAGGTAGTAGATAGTAGGTAGGAGGTAGGGAAGAAATAGTTTTTCCTGTCTCCTGTCTCCTGTCTGCTGTATCCTCCTGATTGGCGAAGAGGATAAAGAAATAGGAAGGAGTTAGGTATGGCAAAATATGTTTATTTTTTTGGCAATGGTAAAGCAGAGGGAAGGAAAGATATGAAATCTCTTCTTGGTGGGAAAGGTGCAAACCTTGCAGAGATGACACATATAGGGGTTCCTGTTCCTCCAGGTTTTACAATTACAACAGAGGTTTGTAATCTATATTTTACAAGTAATGGAAAACTACCCTCAGATGTAGATATTGAAATGGAACAAAACTTAAAAAAACTTGAAGAGGTATCTTCATATAAGTTTGCAAGTATAGACAATCCGCTTCTTGTGTCTGTTCGTTCAGGTGCAAAGTTTTCTATGCCTGGTATGATGGATACAATCTTAAATTTGGGATTAAACGATAAAACAGTTTTAGGTCTTGTAAAAAAGACAAACAATGAAAGGTTTGCATGGGATTGCTATAGAAGATTCGTGCAAATGTTTGGAAATGTCGTTCTTGATATAGATAAAAATGTGTTTGAGACTATACTGCATGGGAAAAAAGAAAAAAAGAATATTACATCTGATACCGAACTAAACGCACAGGACTTAAAAGGACTTGTTGAAGAATATAAGAAAAAATTAAAAGAACTGGGGAAAACATTTCCTCAGGATGCCATGGAACAGTTAAAAATGGCAAGAGGTGCTGTATTTAAGTCCTGGGACAACGAAAGAGCAGTATTTTATAGGAAACAGTATAAGATACCGCATAATATCGGAACAGCAGTAAATGTACAGATGATGGTTTTCGGAAATATGGGCGAGACATCTGCAACCGGTGTAGGTTTTACAAGAGATCCATCCACGGGTCAAAAAGAGTTTTTTGGAGAATTTCTCACAAATGCGCAAGGCGAAGATGTTGTAGCGGGAATAAGAACACCAAGGAATATATCGGAAATGAAGGCGTTGATGCCAGATGTCTACAACCAGCTGATTGAAATAACCCAGAAACTTGAGAAGCACTACAGGGATGTTCAAGATTTTGAGTTCACAGTTCAAGAAAATAGACTTTATATGCTTCAAACCAGAAATGGCAAAAGAACAGGCGCAGCGGCAATAAAAATTGCAGTTGAAATGGTTCATGAGGGACTTATAACAAAAGAAGAGGCAGTGTTACGGGTTGAACCGGAACAGCTTGACCAGCTTCTTCATCCAAGGATAGATGTAAAGGCAAAACCAAAAGTCATTGCCAAAGGGTTGAATGCATCTCCCGGTGCAGCAGTCGGAAAGGTATATTTTACAGCAGAAGACGCTGTAAATGCGGCAAAATCAGGAGAAAAAGTTCTTCTTGTAAGAAATGAGACCTGCCCTGACGATATAGAGGGTGTTGCCCGTTCTCAGGGGGTATTAACAGCAACAGGCGGAGCAACAAGCCATGCAGTTATTGTCTCAAGACAGATGGGAAAACCCTGTGTTGCAGGCTGTTCAGCTGTTCGTATAAATGAAAAACAAGGCACAATGGCAATAGGTAATATAAAAATTAAAAAGGGTGATTATGTGGCAATTGATGGCTCAACAGGCGAGGTAATGCTCGGTAATGTTCCGACAATAAAACCGGATATAAAAGAGTTGGCAAAGTCAGAATATGGTGAGCTGATACAGTGGGCAGATCAAATAAGAAAACTTGAAGTAAGGGCAAATGCAGATATACCAAGAGATGCTATTATAGCAAGAGCAAATGGCGCAGAAGGTATCGGACTTTGCAGAACAGAGCATATGTTTTTTGCCCCGGAAAGACTTCCTCTGATGCAGGAGATGATACTTGCAAAAGATGAAAGTTCAAGAAAGATGTCTCTTCAAAAACTTTTGCCTATGCAAAGAGAAGACTTTATAGAGCTTTTTGAGACAATGAAAGGATTTCCTGTAACAATAAGATTGTTGGACCCTCCGCTTCATGAATTTTTACCGAAAAGAGAAGAGATTATAACCTCTTTAGCAGAATTAAAATGCGGGAAAGATGTAACACCTGAAACGATAAGAAATCTAAAAACACAGTTAAGGGTTGATAAAATTATAAAAATCCCTGACACCGATATTGAAGGCAACATAAAGCAATTGGAGGCACTTCTTCATAGAGTAGAAGAACTGCACGAATTCAATCCGATGCTTGGATTAAGAGGATGCAGGCTCGGTATAGTTATGCCGGAGATTACACAGATGCAGGCACAGGCAATATTTGAGGCAGCAGCAGCCGTTATAAAGTCAGGAAGCAGTGTTCACCCTGAGGTAATGGTTCCACTTGTAGGGCATGTTCAGGAATTTATCCACCAGAAGGCAATAATTACAAAGGCTGCAGAAGAGGTGATGAAAGAACATCAGATCAAAATTGAATATTTGATTGGAACAATGATAGAGGTTCCAAGGGCTGCACTCACCTCTGATGCAATTGCTAAGGAGGCTGAATTTTTCAGTTTCGGGACAAATGATCTTACACAAATGACATTCGGTTTTTCAAGAGATGACTCCGGGAAATTCCTTCCATACTACATCGGACAGGGAATTCTTACATCCGATCCGTTTGTTTCATTAGACCAAACAGGTGTGGGTCAGCTTGTAAAAATGGGAGTTAGCAAAGGAAGAAGTGTAAGACCGACACTTAAGTGTGGAATATGTGGAGAACACGGAGGCGAGGGTTCAAGCGTTGAATTCTGCCACAGGGCGGGTCTTGACTATGTAAGTTGTTCACCTTACAGAGTTCCTCTGGCAAGGCTTGCAGCAGCGCATGGGGTATTAAAAGAAAAGAAAGAACAATAGAGTCTGTTGCAGTGGAAACAATACAAAACTATTTCAGAAAGAGAAAGACAGTCTTTTATCTTACGATTTGGAATTGAAAATAGAATCCCAAAAACACTTACTGAGAAGTAACAAAAACATTCAGGATAAGCAAAGAAATGATAAGACAGATTGAAAAGTCTGCACTTAAGAAGATAGGAAAGATTTTAGAACTTGAAGAAGAAATTTTAAAAGTTAAAGAAGGTGCATAAACCATATGCCCCAATAGCTCAGTCCGGATAGAGCACAGGTTTCCTAAACCTGGTGCCGAAGGTTCAAATCCTTCTTGGGGCACATATACCCTGTTATTAATTTGTCAAGATGTTAAACTTTTAATTTTTTAAAATGTTAAACATTGCTATTATAACAAGACAGAATAATTCTTACCTTTGATAAGAATTTTGCTGAATTGGTATTCAAGTAGACAGCACAAGTAAGGGGTGTTATTCTCTTAAGATTCGCACCAAAATCGCCAGAATTTATAGTCTTTAAAATAAAAAGTTTGTTAATAGGTCTCTTAGTAGAATTAGAAAAGAATTTCGTTGTCGTGGAAGAAAATAGAGTAAGGTCGCGGAAAATATAATGAAAATAGGAATCAGTGTTAAACAGATGACAAAAGTGACAAAGATGACAGGCACAGTGAACCTTATCGGCGAGTAAAGATTATTCTTAAACATAATTAAAAAACTCTTATTGATGAAGAGATAAATATATCCAAATGGAACAGAGTATCTCACAAAAGATAATCAGAAACACTATTTTTAACACAATTGGAAGTTTCTGGGGAATATTAGTCGGTTTATTCTTAACTCCCTATATTATCGGTCATATTGGTATTGAAAGGTTTGGCATCTGGGCAATGGTGGCTGTGCTCACCGGTTATTTTGGTTTATTGGATTTTGGAGTTGGAGGTGAATCAAATGGATAAGAATTTTGAGTGGTTTTTGAAGGCAGATTTGACGAAGTATGCTGGAAAGTATGTAGCCATTGCGGAGAAAAAAGTAGTCCTTTCTGGTATGGACCCTGGTAAAGTTTATGAAAAAGCGAAGAGGAAATATCCTAAAAAGGAAGTTGTTCTTTGGAAAGTTCCGGTAGGCGATGCTTTTATTTTTTACAGGAAAGAGAGATGCCCATAGAATTTAAATACCGCAGGGAGCGTTCTTCCAAGGGGACGTTTATTTTTCGGCCAGTAGCCAAAGTAATTTTGAAAGGGGAAAATGGCCGTCAAGTGGTTGAATATATGTACATCGATTCTGGAGCAGATTTTACGGTAATTCCCTATCAGCTTGGACTGTATCTTGGATTAAAGACAAAGAGAGAACATATAGATGAAGTTCAAGGATTAAATGGAGTCGTAAGTGTGATTTATACTAAGGTGAATTTGACTATCGGGAAAGAGAGTTTCCCTGCAAAGATTGCTTGGGCACAAATTGAGCAGGTACCTCTCCTATTAGGAAGAACAGATATTTTTGACAAGTTTGAGATAACTTTTATTCAGTCAAAACAGAAGATTCTATTTGAATGGACAAAATGAGGGAAGGATATGCTGCAACCAGAACAGAGTATCTCACAGAAGATAATCAGAAATACGAAATTTAATATCTTAGGAAGTTTCTGGGGAATATTAGTTGCTTTATTCTTAACTCCCTATATTATCGGTCATATTGGTATTGAAAGGTTTGGCATCTGGGCAATGGTGGCTGTGCTCACCGGTTATTTTGGTTTGCTTGATTTTGGCATCGGAACTTCTTTTGTAAAATATATCGCGGAATATTATACCAAAAAAGATTATAAAAGCATAAATCAGATTGTCAATACTGGTTGTATTTTTTATTCAATATTTGCCATATTGATTTTTACCTTAACCTTTTTTATTATTAAACCCCCTGCTCGATTTGTTTAATATCCCACCGGAATTATACAGTGAAGCCTGGTTTGTCTTTCTACTCGGGATTATCATCTTTGCCATCTCCAGTGCCTTAAGCGCTTTTGGAGCAATTCAAGGTGGCTTGCAGCGAATGGATATTACTAACAAAATAGCCATAGCCCTCTCTATACCTATGATTATTGGAACAATCTTCTTTTTGGAGAGGGGCTATGGACTACCAGGACTAATGGTCAACAATGCCATTATCCTTGTCATAACCAGCATAATCAACATCATCATCGCCTTTAAAATATTGCCCCAGTTAAAATTTAATCCTTTATTGTTCAGTAAAGAAATGTTTAAGAAATTATTTGGGTTTGGGTATAAGTTGCAAGTTGTTAAATTAGGTAGTTTAGCCGGCCCACAAACTGATAAGTTATTGATTACATATTTCTTGAGTTTAGGATTAGTAACTTTCTATCAATTAGGTAGTGCAATTGTTGAAAAAGCGAAAGGATTAATTTTACTGATTACTTCCGCTCTGTTGCCAGCGGTTTCAGAGCTCAATGCTAA is drawn from bacterium Unc6 and contains these coding sequences:
- a CDS encoding rRNA maturation RNase YbeY, which produces MQTRTVKGQRIYIQKRVKQKISAQLIKKTAQQTLDLFNKKNCSLTIVICSKNTIQKYNKIYRQENNPTDVLAFEFEKHKKENYLGDILVCSEIASETSKRLKISFEKEISRYIIHGILHLIGFSDKDKKSRKKMRYYEYKILKLTQDL
- a CDS encoding DNA repair protein RecO; translation: MDRIKKATGIVIKYYPFKETSRIATILTKESGKIRAVAKGYHRKKSNFGSTLEPLTCINFVFYENPKKDYFLISQADIIKRYENIRNNYEKLICGSIILDMTDKALHLGQGGFYDITNNTILSLEKYNNLFGICVGYQIKLLSLCGFAPKLKNCIRCGKTTEVKAGFSPAGGGTVCENCLSYFKDIIYVPVGAFALLNSLLRMDYQQIQRIKVHWTLQRFALNIIERFWLFHFENLPKMWNETVKIIS
- a CDS encoding glycine--tRNA ligase, which gives rise to MEKIVSLCKRRGFIFPGSQIYGGLSGTWDFGPLGVELKKNIKKSWWRALVYQRDDIVGLDTSIIMNPSVWEASGHIQGFSDLLVDCKECKKRFREDIVKQTCPECKGALTQSKQFNLMFKTFVGSVEDSTSTVYLRPETAQGIFVNFKNILTTSRKKLPFGIAQYGKAFRNEITIGNFIFRSREFEQMELEFFVQPGEAQRWHQYWIQERLLWYQRLGIKKEHLMVRQHEKKELAHYAKDCYDIEYFFPMGPSELEGIANRTDFDLRQHSKISGNDLSLLDEKTNTKFFPYVIEPSGGVDRALLAFLIDAYSEEIVRGEKRVVLRLHPSLAPVKVAILPLLRNRPDIVELAKNIKNIFPGNYYVVYDDTGSIGRLYRRQDEIGTPYCVTVDVQSLEDKKITVRDRDTMQQERIHIENLKEYLDKKLE
- a CDS encoding pyruvate, phosphate dikinase, yielding MAKYVYFFGNGKAEGRKDMKSLLGGKGANLAEMTHIGVPVPPGFTITTEVCNLYFTSNGKLPSDVDIEMEQNLKKLEEVSSYKFASIDNPLLVSVRSGAKFSMPGMMDTILNLGLNDKTVLGLVKKTNNERFAWDCYRRFVQMFGNVVLDIDKNVFETILHGKKEKKNITSDTELNAQDLKGLVEEYKKKLKELGKTFPQDAMEQLKMARGAVFKSWDNERAVFYRKQYKIPHNIGTAVNVQMMVFGNMGETSATGVGFTRDPSTGQKEFFGEFLTNAQGEDVVAGIRTPRNISEMKALMPDVYNQLIEITQKLEKHYRDVQDFEFTVQENRLYMLQTRNGKRTGAAAIKIAVEMVHEGLITKEEAVLRVEPEQLDQLLHPRIDVKAKPKVIAKGLNASPGAAVGKVYFTAEDAVNAAKSGEKVLLVRNETCPDDIEGVARSQGVLTATGGATSHAVIVSRQMGKPCVAGCSAVRINEKQGTMAIGNIKIKKGDYVAIDGSTGEVMLGNVPTIKPDIKELAKSEYGELIQWADQIRKLEVRANADIPRDAIIARANGAEGIGLCRTEHMFFAPERLPLMQEMILAKDESSRKMSLQKLLPMQREDFIELFETMKGFPVTIRLLDPPLHEFLPKREEIITSLAELKCGKDVTPETIRNLKTQLRVDKIIKIPDTDIEGNIKQLEALLHRVEELHEFNPMLGLRGCRLGIVMPEITQMQAQAIFEAAAAVIKSGSSVHPEVMVPLVGHVQEFIHQKAIITKAAEEVMKEHQIKIEYLIGTMIEVPRAALTSDAIAKEAEFFSFGTNDLTQMTFGFSRDDSGKFLPYYIGQGILTSDPFVSLDQTGVGQLVKMGVSKGRSVRPTLKCGICGEHGGEGSSVEFCHRAGLDYVSCSPYRVPLARLAAAHGVLKEKKEQ